The DNA segment ATTGCCTTTGCATCATCTATTGTGAGTGTCGGTGCACTGCCAGCTCCAAATCTCAGCCCTCCAGCAGTAGTGGCGCCAGGAAGGACTATAAAAAGGTTAGACCCTATGCTTGCAATCTGCTCGGCTATCTTTGCCTTTGCACCTGCGCCTACTGCTATCATGGCAATAACAGCGCCAACCCCTATTATTATGCCGAGCATTGTCAGGGCAGACCGCATTTTATTAACCCTTAATGCCCTGAGTGCTACCCGTATGCTAACTAAAAAGTTCATGAGCCATTCCATATTGAGCTTGCCGAACTATCCTCTAATATTTTTCCATCCCTGAAAATGATTATACGGTTTGCATATTTTGCAATATCAGTTTCATGCGTGACTAACAATATAGTAATCCTCTGCTCTGTATTTAAACGTTTAAAGATTCCCATTATTTCTATACTGGTGCTTGAATCGAGGTTCCCTGTCGGCTCATCTGCAAGTATTATATCAGGGTTGTTCACCAATGCCCTCGCTATCGCTACCCTCTGCTGCTGGCCTCCTGAGAGCTGGCTCGGATAATGCTCTTCTCTTCCTTCCAGTCCAACAGAATGCAGAGCATTCAGTGCCTTCTTAGCCCTTTCCTTTACCGGAAGGTTATTATAGAGTATTGGCAGTTCTACATTTTCAAGGGCAGAGGTCCTTGAGAGAAGATTAAAACTCTGGAATACAAACCCTATGCTCCTGCTTCGAATACGCGCAAGCTCATCTCTGCTGAGCCTGCTTACATCCACTCCATCTAAGAGATAAGTACCGCTTGTGGGTCTGTCGAGACATCCAATAATATTCATGAAAGTAGATTTCCCTGAGCCAGATGCCCCCATTATGGCCACAAACCCACCCTTTTCAATGCTGAGGGTTATGCCCTGAAGCGCAGGTATCTCAATCTCACCGATGGAATAAGTTTTTGCAAGGTCTTTTACTTCTATAAGCATTATATTATTGACTTACCTGAGAATGCGCGGTATGCCTGTGCTTGGTGTTTGTTTTTTTTCAGCCTTACCAATGGCTTCTACTACAACTTCCTGTCCTTCTTTAATATCACCTTCAAGTATCTCAGTAAATGTCCCGTTGCTGATGCCTGTTATTATGGGTATGGGCTGGAGTTTGCCTCTGGATAGAATCCATAACTTTTGTTCAGCCATGGTTTTTTTCTTTTTACTTTTATCAGTCTCCATCTCTTTAGGCGGTTTAAACCTCAGGGCAGTATTCGGGACTTTAAGCACATTGTCTTTTTTTAAAATAAGGATTGATACGTTTGCTGTCATTCCTGGTTTGAGTTTCAAATCAGTATTGTCCACACCGACAACAACATCGTATGTGACCACATTCTGGACTATTATCGGAGCACTCCTTATCTGAATCACATTTCCTTTAAATACTTTCTCAGGGTATGCATCAACTGTGAATTCTACATCCTGGCCTGTCTTTATTTTACCTATATCCGACTCGTCTACATTTGTATCTATCTGCATCTTTGTAAGGTCCTGGGCAATTGTGAAGAGTGTGGGGGTCTGAAGGCTGGCAGCTACGGTCTGCCCCACATCTACGTTCCTTGATATCACAAC comes from the Nitrospirota bacterium genome and includes:
- a CDS encoding ABC transporter ATP-binding protein, with translation MLIEVKDLAKTYSIGEIEIPALQGITLSIEKGGFVAIMGASGSGKSTFMNIIGCLDRPTSGTYLLDGVDVSRLSRDELARIRSRSIGFVFQSFNLLSRTSALENVELPILYNNLPVKERAKKALNALHSVGLEGREEHYPSQLSGGQQQRVAIARALVNNPDIILADEPTGNLDSSTSIEIMGIFKRLNTEQRITILLVTHETDIAKYANRIIIFRDGKILEDSSASSIWNGS
- a CDS encoding efflux RND transporter periplasmic adaptor subunit — its product is ALAQMNAASAQVEQSKAARRLSEVNLSNTIIKAPVDGVVISRNVDVGQTVAASLQTPTLFTIAQDLTKMQIDTNVDESDIGKIKTGQDVEFTVDAYPEKVFKGNVIQIRSAPIIVQNVVTYDVVVGVDNTDLKLKPGMTANVSILILKKDNVLKVPNTALRFKPPKEMETDKSKKKKTMAEQKLWILSRGKLQPIPIITGISNGTFTEILEGDIKEGQEVVVEAIGKAEKKQTPSTGIPRILR